The genomic region GTTTTGAGAGATATGCGGAATAATATTGGGGTCACTAATAGTATTTATGAGATTGATTAAGATGTGGGTGGACCTTGTTATTTATAataaggagtcgtttggttacATACGGGAACTTACAATGCCTAGGAAGTGTCATATCACATGAatttagaattcatgtgaattagaaaatgttgtttggttacatGTAGGCGTTgtaattcatgtaggcattcccacttacctagggggatctaggtaagcaacttcctccattatggaggaattggaattcatgggaagttccaattcatgtgaattagggtaaccaaacaacctacccattttgcaattcacatgaattaaagTTCCTGTGTAATTTACTGGacaaccaaacgactcctaatTATCTCGCAAAATATACCCGTATTATTTGTACGAGtggtttgaactttgatttaACTTATAGATTTTTGGAATTTTATCCCGTTTTGTTAATTAAAAAAAACTTGTTATGATATTGTCTATAAGGGCTCATTATTACCAAAGTTGGCTGGCTGAGTGGCTGGTGTGATTGGTAAGAgttctcatctcttaaacaagtggtcagggttCAATTTGTGACTATTGCGATTGAAAAAGCCGAATTTGGGaagggtcaacccattaaattgtctTTAATGCACGACGGAGATTGCTCTAACTGTCGGTAAGGGATACTAGCACTCGAGTACCCTACAAATCCCAAATCTTTTAAGATCGAGTTCTATCTTATTgcttactgaaaatacatataaaCACGCATACTATAAGAGTGAATTGGTATGGGCGTATTCATAGCAGACAACATTTAGAGCCATAATCAAGTTAGCCAACAATCAAGTTCATACAAGTAATTTTTAACCAACCGAATATTCAAAACCCTAACGGTATCAATTAAACTAAAATCCCCAAATTATTAAAATCAACAACAAACATTAATCCAaaacataaacttcaaataagttTAAATGGAAGAGGCCAAGGAGTAGACTGAGGAACTTCAACCTTATCTTTAAGCCTTTCAATCATTTCCTTCTTTTTAGGTCTTATATTACCATAAGACCCTTTGAATCTCTTCCCCTTTTTGGTCTTTTTGTCTCCTCTTCCACACAAGATTGCATCTGTTGTTGATGATGAAGATAATGTTGAGAATGAGGATAGATTGGGAATTTCAAGTTTCTGGGTTGAAATTATTCTTCTGGTAAATGAGTTGCATAGTTGCTTCAATGCCATGATTTTGTTCTTCCCTAAaaattatttcttgttgtttatgGAGAAATATATGGGGTTTTGAATCGATTGTGGTTTGTGAAAATGGAATTATTGTTGTTTGTGTTGGGCCTTATTATGGTACATGTGCTCATGTTTTCCCTTTGTGTTTTAAAGCACACAATGCAAAGCCTTGTAATTAGACTTGAtaaaactgacccgacccgatctGACCGGAATGATTCAACTTCAATAACCCAACTCGGGATCCGAAAATGAGGATCAGAGCTTGACCTGTTACCCAAATTGATCCTAACTAATGCTCGACTGGAATGTATTGTTGCAAATTGACTattatctttaaataacttgataatatcAAATCAAACCCAAAAATAATCTAAACGTCAAATGACCCGACCCGTTCCGATCTGATCAACATTCTTGCAAATCCGAATAGACCTGGTCCAAATTGACTAAAACTGGTTGGCTCGTTTGTTAGGTCTACTCACAGCCCACTATGATAACTCAAATGAGATCATTGTACGAGCTGTCCAAACTCCAAACAATAAGATTCTGTCATATGTTATGAACTTTATTTAATGATAAATATATTCATgatgttaattttttttgtttgggttttttaatggttttaaaataaattacataagaCATTGGTGTTGTGTTCAAATTAATTATCGATTTTTTTTATTTAGCTTTGATGAGCATTTATTGGGTACACCGTACATTAgggggttgtttggttacccattcTAAAACACATGAATTGCAATTTATTGGATTTACAAAATGGATGAGTTGTTTGTTTGCTCCAAATCACATGAATTGAAGTTCCATAGGAACACCAATTCCTCCATGAtgtgggaagttgcttacctaggttCCCGTAGCCCGTAGGTAAGTGGGAATTCTTGTGGAATTCACTTCCTACATCCCAGATTCCCAACCAAACAACTTTCTTCCATTTCATGTGATTTACAAAATCATGGGAACTCTTACTTCCTTGAAACTTCAATTCCTTTAGCGTACCAAACAACTCCTAGGGGTGTCATCATGTCACCATACTTCCTAGGTGTATCATCATGTCAccgtattcgatttcagccctaaataacaagtattcatctatttttaaggatTACCCGATTTTTGTTCGAGACTCGTTTATCGCGTAACGACACCTTCAAATGTCTTCTGTTACTTCTTAAAATTTGTGTGACAACTTTATCTGACCTAAGGAATCAACCATATGATTTACATGTATTTTTTTCTAGGaacctgaaatcccgaaaaccgtgaattatacacttTAAATGATCCTTTTGTGATGTCATATCGGGTCATGTTTCTTTTTATACCACGTGTCTTAGGTCGTTTCATGAGTTATCGTCTATGATTTCAGCCCTAAATAACAAGTATTCATTATTTTTAAGGAGTACCACATTTTCGTCAAGACTCGTTTATCCCGTACCGGCACACTCAAATGTCCTATATTTCTTCTCAAATTTCTGTGACTTCTTTATATGGTCCGAGAACCATCTGTATaatttacggacatttttgtaGCTTGAAATCCCGATaaccgtgaattatacacttaaatttgagccgtttgggaggtcatAGCGTTTTATGTTACTTTTTCTCCCACTTCTTCTAGCACGTACCCGATAGGTCGTTTCATGAGTTACCGTATTTGAGTTTCAAGCCTAAATAACAAGTATTTATCTATTTTCAAAGAGTACGTGAATTTAGTCCGAGACTCTTTTATCGCGTACCGACACCCTCAAATGTACTCTCttgcttctcaaaatttgtgtgacAACTTTATCGGCCCCGAGGAACCGTCCGTACGATTTACGAATATTTTTGTTTCggaaccctgaaatcccgaaaaccgtgtattatacacttaaatttgagccgtttgtgAGTCGTATCAGGTCATTTTTATTTTTCTCCCAAATTTTATAGTACGTGCGTGAGTTCGCTTCATGAATTATCGTATTTGAATTCAGCCCTGAATAAAaagtattcatctatttttaaggatTACCCGATTTTCGTTTTAGACTCGTTTGTCGCGTACCGGCACCTCATCGTTTTCTTTTGCTTCTCAATATTTGTGTGACTACTTTATCTGACCTGGGGAATATACCTTAGGATTTACATAAATTTTTGTTCCGGGTTCCCTGAAATCTcgaaatccgtgtattatacacttaaatatGAGCCGTCTGAGAGGTCGTACCAGgtcatgtttcttttcctccTAGTTATCTACCACTTGCCCGAGGTCGCTTCATGAGTATTTCGTATTCGATTTCATCCCTAATTAAcaagtattcatctatttttaaggatTACCCGATTTTCGTGCGAGACTCGTTTATCACATATTAACATCCCTCAATTGTCCTCTATTGCTTGTCAAAATTTGtatggctgctttatctgacctcaAGAATCGACAATATGATTTACAAACATTTTTGTTCCGCGaacctgaaatcccg from Silene latifolia isolate original U9 population chromosome 3, ASM4854445v1, whole genome shotgun sequence harbors:
- the LOC141646469 gene encoding small ribosomal subunit protein bTHXm-like: MALKQLCNSFTRRIISTQKLEIPNLSSFSTLSSSSTTDAILCGRGDKKTKKGKRFKGSYGNIRPKKKEMIERLKDKVEVPQSTPWPLPFKLI